One window from the genome of Natrialba magadii ATCC 43099 encodes:
- a CDS encoding site-specific integrase — MKLEPYENQDGYRVSLTDEERDKLYKHIDSTTSSLGWGLAAYSGLRRWEIEHVRYKDLRERDNGDYFLRVWEEGAKGGKYRETPVPESLAIKIETIEETADVNPDDEVIDHHMRTVIRHVQQAAKDLGSDTGDEGWDYLGLHDGRRTFANSLLDADVSPLQVMEWGGWDDWRTFRDHYLTSFSEQHQHEELQKVSWM; from the coding sequence ATGAAGCTCGAACCATACGAGAACCAAGATGGGTACCGAGTCAGTCTGACGGACGAAGAGCGCGACAAACTCTACAAACACATCGACAGCACAACCTCCTCACTTGGGTGGGGGCTCGCAGCGTACTCCGGTCTCAGACGCTGGGAAATAGAGCATGTACGATACAAAGACCTACGAGAGCGAGACAATGGGGACTACTTCCTGAGAGTATGGGAGGAGGGGGCGAAAGGGGGCAAGTACCGCGAGACTCCCGTTCCCGAGTCTTTGGCTATCAAAATTGAGACCATCGAAGAAACAGCGGATGTGAATCCAGACGACGAGGTTATCGACCACCACATGCGAACCGTAATCCGGCATGTCCAGCAGGCCGCAAAAGACCTTGGGAGTGATACCGGAGACGAGGGATGGGACTACCTCGGTCTCCACGATGGCCGGAGGACGTTTGCAAACTCGCTCCTTGACGCGGACGTGTCCCCGCTGCAGGTGATGGAGTGGGGCGGCTGGGATGACTGGCGCACCTTCCGTGACCATTACCTCACGTCTTTCAGCGAGCAGCACCAGCACGAAGAGCTCCAGAAGGTCTCATGGATGTGA
- a CDS encoding DUF433 domain-containing protein has translation MAIVSDSQMNGVPRIEGSEVSVIEVYDATEQGVDPNQIAEWSPNITIADVYEALAYYHRNPQEMIEARRQLDEMMR, from the coding sequence ATGGCGATTGTTTCGGACTCTCAAATGAACGGTGTTCCTCGGATTGAGGGGAGTGAAGTGTCGGTCATTGAGGTGTACGATGCGACCGAACAGGGAGTAGACCCGAATCAGATTGCGGAATGGTCGCCGAATATCACAATAGCGGATGTATATGAAGCTCTTGCCTATTACCATCGGAACCCCCAGGAGATGATTGAAGCAAGACGACAACTTGATGAGATGATGCGCTGA
- a CDS encoding DUF7342 family protein — translation MSKPDSEAWVETMTARERVRAVVELLEEPTSADVIAGRANVSPDVAVRELERLDVAESAGDGKWVLDRDQLRDEEVRHLIETHDYEDLKDDLQEMQNERESLREEINDVDDDREETNMRSSLAALESDIQLYQEVLRQLR, via the coding sequence ATGAGCAAGCCAGACTCGGAGGCGTGGGTGGAGACGATGACCGCGAGGGAGCGAGTCCGCGCTGTTGTCGAATTACTGGAGGAGCCCACATCTGCCGATGTCATCGCGGGCCGAGCTAATGTGTCTCCAGATGTAGCTGTCCGTGAACTGGAACGGCTGGATGTGGCAGAGAGTGCAGGAGATGGGAAGTGGGTCCTCGACCGCGACCAACTGCGAGATGAGGAGGTTCGGCACCTCATTGAAACCCATGACTACGAAGACCTAAAAGACGACCTGCAGGAGATGCAGAACGAGAGGGAGTCCCTGCGCGAGGAAATCAATGACGTGGATGATGACCGGGAGGAAACAAACATGCGCTCATCATTGGCTGCCCTTGAGTCGGACATCCAACTATATCAAGAGGTATTACGTCAACTCAGGTGA
- a CDS encoding cytochrome C oxidase subunit IV family protein, with protein sequence MADLRTYTIIYVLLLVLGTGKFVFFEFDFAYSIAIGATMLLAVAKIGLIAAYYQHLIEEPRSITYMMATAVFMVFLLTIAAGYSIQ encoded by the coding sequence ATGGCTGACCTTCGAACGTACACCATCATTTACGTCCTGCTGTTGGTACTGGGTACGGGGAAGTTCGTCTTCTTCGAGTTCGACTTCGCGTACTCGATCGCAATCGGTGCAACAATGTTACTCGCGGTAGCCAAGATTGGACTGATTGCTGCCTACTACCAGCACCTGATCGAAGAACCGCGTTCGATTACGTACATGATGGCAACCGCCGTGTTCATGGTGTTCCTGCTCACGATCGCAGCGGGATACTCCATTCAGTAA
- a CDS encoding cbb3-type cytochrome c oxidase subunit I, which translates to MADLPPMTSVKRWLVTTNHKDVGILYIATAIFFLLLGGAMALIFRVQMWEPGGVGILSGNEFNQAVTTHGLLMVFWFLSPIASGFANYLVPLQIGAKDLAFPRMNALSYWFYLFSGVMVVISFFQQGTFAGGWTMYAPLNVPTYTPAMEATTGGNAVILGLMLFVISITIGTVNFLVTIHRSRAEGLGLWNMPMFTWSWLLTVWMMLFAFAALLAALLLLTADRVLLTQYFATDQGSGLLWAHLFWFFGHPEVYIVFFPALGIMFETFQTFTGRRLVGRKWVIIAMVLVAVQSFLVWMHHMFLTTINLEIKTLMMATTIGISLPFDLMVFALIYTMVKGRVRFTTPFLFSLGALVLFILGGITGVFLGAVVLDYEFRGTYWVVAHFHYVMVSGVTALVAGLYYWWPKITGKMYSETLGKLNFAVYFIGFNMLYFPMFLAWETPRRVFHFAEGALIYHRIATVGAFILGASFLIMILTFAKSWISGPDAPDNPWEFSRTAEWAIPSPPPLENWDGRPSYASGRLEFVENSPAATDGGVAHGQGNTAEATIEHEEEHADHASIWPFGIGVGTFVFFLGLSGLTPYIIDFAEGTPNPPEGMTGIAAEPNIMYPILTLVGIGIMGVTLYKFGMENFEVPEMNIAERWPFGGVGNTKFGVWVFLASDVVVFGAVIGAYVFMRIHMGWHEWTTVPFASWPGLLNTYVLLTSSFTVILALVMAERKNKKGLLGAMTATLLLGLTFMGVKAYEYSVKFAEGEYWWYGLEYSIYYVTTGLHALHVILGLFIAVFMIYRIISVDAYLEDHRPVEFFGLYWHFVDIVWVLLFPLFYLM; encoded by the coding sequence ATGGCTGATCTCCCACCAATGACGTCGGTCAAGCGCTGGCTTGTCACGACGAATCACAAGGACGTCGGAATCCTCTATATCGCCACCGCCATCTTCTTCCTCCTGCTGGGCGGAGCGATGGCGCTTATCTTCCGCGTGCAGATGTGGGAACCGGGCGGGGTCGGCATCCTGTCCGGGAACGAGTTCAACCAGGCAGTCACCACACACGGGCTGTTGATGGTGTTCTGGTTCCTCTCACCGATCGCCTCCGGATTCGCGAATTATCTCGTGCCGCTGCAGATCGGTGCGAAGGACCTCGCGTTCCCGCGGATGAACGCCCTGAGTTACTGGTTCTACCTGTTCTCGGGCGTGATGGTGGTCATCTCGTTCTTCCAGCAAGGAACCTTCGCTGGTGGATGGACGATGTACGCGCCACTGAACGTGCCGACGTACACACCCGCAATGGAGGCGACAACGGGTGGCAACGCCGTCATCCTCGGGCTCATGCTGTTCGTGATTTCGATCACGATCGGGACGGTGAACTTCCTCGTGACGATTCATCGCTCCCGTGCTGAGGGGCTCGGCCTCTGGAACATGCCGATGTTCACGTGGTCGTGGCTCCTGACCGTCTGGATGATGCTGTTCGCCTTCGCGGCACTACTCGCCGCGCTGTTGCTGTTGACGGCCGACCGCGTCTTACTGACGCAGTACTTCGCGACGGACCAGGGGTCGGGCCTGCTGTGGGCACACCTGTTCTGGTTCTTCGGTCACCCAGAGGTGTACATCGTCTTCTTCCCCGCACTGGGGATTATGTTCGAGACGTTCCAGACGTTCACCGGACGACGCCTCGTCGGCCGCAAGTGGGTCATCATCGCGATGGTCCTCGTGGCCGTCCAGTCGTTCCTCGTCTGGATGCACCACATGTTCCTGACGACCATCAACCTGGAGATCAAGACGCTGATGATGGCGACGACCATCGGGATCTCGTTGCCGTTCGACCTGATGGTCTTCGCGCTGATCTACACGATGGTCAAGGGACGCGTGCGATTCACGACCCCGTTCCTGTTCAGCCTCGGTGCGCTCGTGCTGTTCATCCTCGGCGGTATTACCGGGGTCTTCCTCGGTGCCGTCGTGCTGGACTATGAGTTCCGTGGCACCTACTGGGTCGTTGCCCACTTCCACTACGTGATGGTCTCCGGTGTGACCGCACTGGTCGCCGGCCTCTACTACTGGTGGCCAAAGATCACCGGAAAGATGTACTCCGAAACGCTGGGCAAACTCAACTTCGCAGTCTACTTCATCGGGTTCAACATGCTGTACTTCCCGATGTTCCTCGCCTGGGAGACGCCACGACGTGTCTTCCACTTCGCCGAGGGTGCGCTGATCTACCACCGGATCGCGACCGTCGGGGCGTTCATCCTCGGCGCGTCGTTCCTGATCATGATCCTGACGTTCGCAAAGAGCTGGATCTCCGGTCCCGACGCTCCCGACAACCCGTGGGAGTTCTCCCGAACGGCCGAGTGGGCAATTCCATCCCCACCGCCGCTCGAGAACTGGGACGGGCGCCCAAGCTACGCCAGCGGCCGACTCGAGTTCGTCGAGAACTCGCCAGCCGCGACGGACGGCGGGGTCGCACACGGACAGGGCAACACAGCCGAAGCGACGATCGAGCACGAAGAAGAACACGCCGACCACGCCAGCATCTGGCCGTTCGGTATCGGTGTCGGGACGTTCGTGTTCTTCCTCGGTCTGTCGGGGCTGACGCCGTACATCATCGACTTCGCCGAGGGAACGCCGAACCCACCCGAAGGGATGACTGGCATCGCTGCTGAGCCAAACATCATGTATCCGATTCTGACGCTGGTCGGGATCGGTATCATGGGCGTGACGCTGTACAAATTCGGCATGGAGAACTTCGAAGTGCCGGAGATGAACATTGCAGAGCGGTGGCCGTTCGGCGGTGTCGGCAACACCAAGTTCGGTGTCTGGGTGTTCCTGGCGTCTGACGTTGTCGTCTTCGGTGCCGTCATCGGTGCGTACGTCTTCATGCGCATCCACATGGGCTGGCACGAGTGGACGACTGTGCCCTTTGCTTCCTGGCCAGGGCTGCTCAACACCTATGTGTTGCTCACCTCGAGCTTTACGGTCATCCTCGCGCTCGTAATGGCCGAACGGAAGAACAAGAAGGGGCTTCTCGGCGCCATGACGGCGACGCTCCTGCTTGGCCTGACGTTCATGGGCGTGAAGGCCTACGAGTACAGCGTGAAGTTCGCTGAGGGCGAGTACTGGTGGTACGGCCTCGAGTACTCGATCTACTACGTCACGACTGGCCTGCACGCACTCCACGTGATCCTCGGCCTGTTCATCGCCGTGTTCATGATCTACCGGATCATCAGCGTCGATGCGTACCTCGAGGACCACCGCCCGGTGGAGTTCTTCGGACTCTACTGGCACTTCGTCGACATCGTGTGGGTCCTGCTGTTCCCACTGTTCTACCTGATGTAG
- the coxB gene encoding cytochrome c oxidase subunit II gives MQVQTRVEIFEEIFLVFLGLGTLVGVVVIAYTLYNAYKYRDNGDSKADEDLPTLGELPTGGQGGKKLFLSFGLSAIIVISLVVWSYGMLLVVEDGPDTPDEEALEVEVEGWSFGWDFAYENGIETGGELVVPADTPIWTEVTSRDVWHTFGISELRVKADAIPGETDETWFVAEEDGEYLIECFELCGFGHSGMTADVDVRSEEEFEQWVDEQLTMDITLEDEAEERVTDGFELELVHEENDQFEEDLSFTYADDEFENGSITIGEIEQGGPYELTITSTDDEFETVEETVDFTGPTDETYTLELGAEDDETDDEEEDEAETNDEADEGEDEETDDDNEGGDE, from the coding sequence ATGCAGGTGCAGACCCGGGTCGAGATCTTCGAGGAAATTTTCCTCGTGTTCCTCGGCCTCGGGACGCTCGTCGGTGTCGTCGTGATCGCGTATACCCTGTACAACGCGTACAAGTATCGTGATAACGGCGACTCGAAAGCCGACGAGGATCTGCCGACGCTCGGAGAACTTCCGACAGGCGGACAGGGCGGTAAGAAGCTATTCCTCTCGTTCGGACTGAGTGCCATCATCGTCATTTCGCTGGTGGTTTGGTCCTACGGAATGCTCCTCGTCGTCGAGGACGGACCGGACACCCCTGACGAGGAAGCACTCGAGGTCGAGGTCGAAGGCTGGTCCTTCGGCTGGGACTTCGCATACGAGAACGGTATCGAGACTGGCGGTGAACTCGTCGTTCCCGCTGATACACCGATCTGGACAGAGGTGACATCACGGGACGTCTGGCACACGTTCGGGATCTCAGAGCTTCGCGTAAAGGCTGACGCGATCCCGGGAGAGACTGACGAAACCTGGTTCGTCGCCGAAGAAGACGGTGAGTACCTGATCGAGTGCTTCGAACTGTGTGGCTTTGGCCACTCCGGCATGACTGCTGACGTCGACGTTCGCTCCGAAGAGGAGTTCGAACAGTGGGTTGACGAACAGCTCACGATGGATATCACACTCGAGGACGAGGCTGAAGAACGCGTGACTGATGGCTTCGAACTCGAACTCGTCCACGAGGAGAACGACCAGTTCGAGGAGGACCTCAGCTTCACGTACGCTGACGACGAGTTCGAGAACGGCTCCATCACGATCGGTGAGATCGAACAGGGTGGGCCGTACGAACTGACCATCACCTCGACTGACGACGAGTTCGAGACGGTCGAGGAGACCGTCGACTTCACCGGTCCAACTGACGAGACCTACACGCTCGAGTTGGGAGCTGAAGACGACGAAACCGATGATGAAGAAGAGGATGAAGCGGAAACGAACGACGAAGCTGACGAGGGAGAGGACGAGGAAACCGATGACGACAACGAGGGAGGTGACGAATAA
- a CDS encoding amphi-Trp domain-containing protein: protein MPEDVLFKFEQELSRDEIAAYLRAAADNLEQGDDITLSAGSDSVTMSPPANPTFEIKAEHEYSDESDPGEFSIEFELEWKKGADTDDSADGSLQIE, encoded by the coding sequence ATGCCAGAAGATGTCCTCTTCAAATTCGAACAGGAACTGAGCCGCGACGAGATTGCCGCGTACCTCCGTGCCGCAGCCGACAACTTAGAACAGGGCGACGATATCACCCTCTCCGCAGGGTCGGATTCGGTCACGATGTCCCCACCAGCCAATCCCACCTTCGAGATCAAAGCCGAACACGAGTACTCGGACGAATCCGATCCCGGCGAATTCAGCATCGAGTTCGAACTCGAGTGGAAGAAGGGAGCAGACACCGACGACTCGGCAGACGGTTCGTTGCAGATCGAGTGA
- a CDS encoding adenylate kinase has protein sequence MAQPRILILGAPGAGKGTQSANISDEFDVEHVTTGDALRSNKQMDISDMDTEYDTPGEYMDQGELVPDEVVNAIVDEALSQADGFVLDGYPRNLEQAEELEDMTDLDVVLYLDVSEEELVHRLTGRRMDPETGEIYHVEYNPPEDPEVEDRLEQREDDTEETVRERLRVYRENTEPVVEYYDDQGTLERVDGEQAPDDVWESVKETIEDAA, from the coding sequence ATGGCACAGCCACGAATCTTGATTCTCGGGGCTCCCGGGGCAGGCAAAGGGACACAGAGTGCAAACATCTCCGACGAGTTCGACGTCGAACACGTCACGACCGGTGACGCACTCCGCTCGAACAAGCAGATGGATATCTCGGATATGGATACGGAGTACGATACGCCTGGTGAGTACATGGATCAGGGCGAACTCGTCCCCGACGAGGTCGTCAACGCTATCGTCGACGAGGCGCTTTCCCAGGCTGACGGCTTCGTCCTCGACGGCTACCCGCGGAACCTAGAGCAGGCGGAGGAACTCGAGGACATGACCGATCTCGACGTCGTGCTCTACCTCGACGTCAGCGAGGAGGAACTCGTTCACCGCCTCACCGGACGTCGGATGGACCCCGAAACCGGTGAGATCTACCACGTCGAGTACAACCCGCCGGAGGACCCCGAAGTCGAGGACCGTCTCGAACAGCGCGAGGACGATACCGAGGAGACCGTCCGAGAGCGACTTCGCGTCTACCGAGAGAACACGGAACCAGTCGTGGAGTACTACGACGACCAGGGGACACTCGAGCGTGTCGACGGCGAGCAGGCACCCGACGACGTCTGGGAGTCAGTAAAAGAGACGATCGAAGACGCAGCGTAA
- a CDS encoding DUF7289 family protein, with translation MSVQRGVDSAWPSERAQSSLLGIVLLIGMVAAGSVGVLLVAGDVITGTEQQSEQEQIEQAFVELGQQISSTTTTSDVVQTSDLNAGEHGAIAHHDSATYEIWAEEYSGENRTDIANGTIGTIEYESDDGTRVAYEGGAVFRETGEQTRVLSVPPVYYNHQTNTLSFPVVELAENKTIDSGEITVDQIDAEPNEMNYIRDDHIFIEIESEYCLGWEQHFSNQAGDTAIQKECYGDENDEGVLKIKLGHEDVENAFSDSVSLPNDDYVGSGHASGNNLEEVNEADFPDLDDTIQQLIDEFEDDEPRLDDSESNPSGAYYEESLDGDEHYDFSLEDGDAVVVVNGSVDSGENITVSQCGGGEHSLKIYAKDDFTLGDGDVRTIGSCDTVEAIQLYGTSSSTVNFHNSGNDFQGLIYVASDEFNTESSNQHEYQVQFTGGGGFSFEGAIIANSIYFDTPTNALTPTAIENGEIEVIPEGFEPAPQLTYLNIAEYEIDIENN, from the coding sequence AGTGTTGGCGTCCTGCTTGTCGCAGGGGATGTCATCACTGGTACGGAACAGCAATCCGAGCAGGAGCAGATCGAACAGGCGTTCGTTGAGTTAGGGCAACAAATTTCCTCAACGACGACGACTAGTGATGTGGTTCAAACCTCTGATCTAAACGCGGGCGAACACGGTGCGATTGCACACCACGATTCTGCGACGTACGAAATTTGGGCGGAAGAATACAGTGGTGAAAACAGAACAGATATCGCCAACGGAACGATTGGAACAATCGAGTACGAGAGCGACGACGGGACGCGGGTTGCCTACGAGGGCGGTGCCGTTTTCCGAGAAACCGGTGAGCAGACCAGAGTTCTGTCGGTGCCGCCAGTTTACTACAACCACCAGACGAACACGCTGTCGTTCCCGGTGGTCGAACTTGCGGAAAACAAAACGATCGATTCGGGAGAGATCACAGTCGATCAGATTGACGCAGAACCCAACGAGATGAACTACATCAGGGACGACCACATCTTCATCGAGATTGAGAGTGAGTACTGTCTGGGATGGGAACAGCACTTTTCCAATCAGGCGGGTGATACAGCAATACAGAAGGAGTGCTATGGTGACGAGAACGACGAGGGAGTGCTGAAAATCAAACTGGGCCATGAGGATGTTGAGAACGCGTTCTCAGACAGTGTCTCACTCCCAAATGACGATTACGTTGGCTCGGGACATGCGTCAGGAAATAACCTCGAAGAAGTCAATGAGGCAGATTTCCCCGATCTGGACGATACCATTCAACAACTGATAGACGAGTTCGAAGACGACGAACCGCGACTGGATGACAGTGAATCTAATCCCAGTGGAGCATACTACGAAGAGAGCCTTGACGGAGATGAACACTACGACTTCAGCCTGGAAGACGGAGATGCAGTTGTCGTTGTTAACGGAAGTGTAGACAGTGGCGAGAATATAACGGTTTCACAGTGTGGCGGCGGGGAACACAGTCTGAAAATATACGCAAAGGATGACTTTACTCTCGGCGACGGAGACGTGAGGACCATCGGTAGCTGTGATACTGTAGAGGCAATCCAGCTCTACGGAACATCCTCATCAACCGTCAACTTCCATAATTCGGGGAATGACTTTCAGGGACTTATCTACGTTGCTAGTGATGAATTTAACACAGAAAGTAGTAACCAACATGAGTACCAAGTCCAATTCACTGGTGGTGGTGGATTTTCATTCGAAGGAGCGATCATTGCGAACTCTATCTACTTTGATACGCCAACAAATGCACTGACACCGACGGCTATCGAGAATGGCGAAATTGAGGTTATCCCCGAAGGATTCGAACCAGCACCACAGCTCACCTACCTCAATATCGCTGAGTACGAGATCGATATCGAAAACAACTAG